Sequence from the Bacillus sp. es.036 genome:
AAATGTTGTCAAAAGTGCAGATGAAGTCGTTAAAAAGTCTGATATGATCTTTATTTGTGTCAAACCTCATGAATATTTTCCGCTATTCAAAAAGATACGGTCTAATTTAAAACAACAGCAGTTAATCGTTTCCATCACAAGTCCAATTAAGGTAAGTGAGATTGAATCATTCGTTACTTGTGACGTAGCTAGAGCCATTCCAAGTATTACGAACAGAGCTCTTAGTGGCGCATCACTTGTTACGTTCGGAAGTCGTTGTTCTGAAGCAAACAAAGTAAAGCTACTTTATCTGATGTCACAAATTTCTACGCCAATTGAAACAGACGAGGATATCACAAGGGTTTCTTCTGATATTGTGAGTTGTGGCCCAGCTTTTCTAAGTTATTTGATTCAACAATTTATTGAAGGAGCAGTGACAGAAACAAACATATCAAATGAGCAAGCTACGATCCTTGCCACAGAAATGCTCATTGGTATGGGGAAGCTACTTGAAAAAGATTATTTTTCTTTAGAAACTTTACAGCGAAAGGTAACCGTCAAAGGTGGCGTTACAGGAGAGGGATTAAAGGTTCTTGAAGCAGAAACTGGAGAGATGTTTCATCATTTGATTCAGAGCACTCATAGAAAGTTTAAGGAAGATCGCGAAGGAATTAAAGTACAATTTAAGGAAGAGTCGAAGCAGAAATAGCGAGGTGTATAGTTGAATTCGCTACGAAAAGATAAATCCCTTCAATAAAAGATAAAAAGAGTGATTTCAATTGAAATCACTCTTTTTACTATTTAACAGCTCTAAAAAATAAACGCTCGGATGACGGTGTTGGCTCTAAAGTTGTAAAATCAGATGTCACCGAAATATTTTCAAAGCCTACTTCTCTTAGCCAGGCTAGATATTCATCGATTGCAAACGTTCTTTGGTAATGAATTTCATCAAACCGTTCATAAAGTCCTTCTTCATTTTCAACAAAGAAGCTGAGCTCATGCTCAACAGCGCCTTCTTCTGCTCCAGCAAAGCTATTCCATATATAAGATATATCATCTTCACTACTTGCAAAGGTGTTATCAACAAAAAGGCTTTGTACTTTATAAAGAGAGTGAACATCAAATAATAATACACCACCCTGTTTCAGGTGCTGATATACGCTTGATAAGGTTGCTTTCACACCTTCTCTGTCTGTCACATAGTTCAACGAATCACAAAAAATTGTAACAACATCATACAATTCTCCAGTTTCAAGCTCTCGCATATCCTGCTGTAGAAACTTGATTGGAAGTTTTTCACGAATAGCTTTATCCTGAGCTACAGAGAGCATATGCTCAGAAAGATCCACAGCTGTAACATCAAAACCAACTTGAGCAAGATTAATGGAACATTCTCCTGTTCCTGAGCCCAGATCGAGAACTTTTCCAGTTGCTACTTCCTTTTTGACAAGATCCACCCATTCACCGTATGGAGCTTCTTCCATTAAACGATCGTAAACATAAGAAAAGCGTTCATATGATTGCATATTACGCTAGAATTTCCTCAAGTGGTAAATGTGGCGCATCTCCCCAAAGCTTCTCAAGGTTATAATAATGGCGTTCATCTTTATGAAATATATGAACAATAACGCTGCCTAAGTCAACAAGAACCCAGCGTGCCTGATCATAACCTTCCAGTCTCTTTATATCCATCCCTTGTTCTAATGCCTGATCTTTAATTTCTTTAGCGATTGCTTGAACTTGTTTTTCTGAATTACCGTGACATATTAAAAAGTAGTCCGCAATTAATGAAACTCCATTCATATTAAGTGCAACGATATCTTCTGCTCTTTTATCGTCAGCTGCTTTGGCAGCAAGGCTAATCATTTGCTTCTCATTCATTTAGTTTCCTCCATTTCTTCTCAGGCGTTCAACGACTTTACAATGCTGTTATATGTTAAGAATGTCGCCGGATAAATAGGCTGATTCTTTTTCATTAAAAACTGCACAGTATTCCTGAGAGACAACGCAATAGCTTGATCAAGATCTTTTTGGACAACTTCTCTAACCTCATCTACACCAGGAAATGATCTGCCCGGTTCAATGTAATCAGCAATAAACACACACTTATCCATTAACGTCATATTAGGACGTCCAGAGGTATGGTATTTGATTGCGTTTAGAATCTCTTCGTCATTGATGCCAATCTCATAGCGTACTAAATAAGCTCCGACTGGAGCGTGCCAGAGTTCGGATGAGTACTCGAGCAAATCTTCACTAAACGATTGATCAATAATAATTTGACGCATTTCTTCTTTAGGTCGAAACTTGGCATAATCATGAAAAACAGCTGCAATTTCGGTCCTTTGTGGATCTGCCCCATATTTTTCAGCAAGATCAACCGCAGTATCCGTTACCCCAATCGTATGAACATAGCGATGTTCTGTTAAATGAGGCTTAACAAGCTTTAACGCTTCAGTTCGATTCATATAATCCCTCCTCTGCAATAAAAGTTCGGACGGATTCGGGAAGTAAATACCTTCCACTCTTTTTGTCATGTAAATTTCTTCTTAATTCACTTGATGAGACATCAATTTGTGGAACATCAATGAGAGAAACATGGTACCGTTCTTTATCCGGATGATACCCCGGACGGTTAACCCCAATGAACGTAATCATACGAGACAATTCATCTATTCGATGCCAGTTCGGTAAATCCTCAATCATGTCTCCACCAATAATAAAATAAAAATCGATATGTGGATAATTATCTTTCAATATTTCAATGGTATCAATCGTATATGAGCGATCATTACGTTCAAACTCAATTAAAGAAAGCTTAAAATGAGGATTTCCATCAATCGCTAACTGAGTCATCTTCATCCTTTGATGATTATCAGTAATGGCACTACCGTTTTTATGTGGCGGACGATGGCTCGGCATAAACCAGATTTCATCAAGTTTACATGTCTCGAGTACTCCTTGTGCAATCGTTAAATGTCCAAGATGAGGGGGGTCAAATGTCCCTCCAAGTAAGCCGACTCTCAACTTTTTTCCTTCAGTCATTATGGAAGAATAATTTCTTTATTCTCTTCTGATTCTTTATACAGTACAATCATATTTCCGATAATTTGAACAAGCTCCGCTCCAGTTTCAGTGGACAATTGCTCTCCTACACTATTACGATCTTCTTCACAATTTTGAAGAATGCTTACTTTAATAAGCTCTCTAGCCTCTAAAGCTTCCTCAATTTGCTTCGTCATATTTTCATTAACGCCACCTTTTCCTACTTGAAAAATAGGATTGAGACGATTTGCTTTTGCGCGTAAAAAACGTTTTTGTTTACCTGTTAACATGAATATCCTCCTAACTCTTTTAAAACCGCATTTCTCATTCTTTCTCGATCAGGCGTTTCCCCTGTCCATTTTTCAAAAGCTAGAGCCCCCTGTTCAACAAACATAGAAATTCCATTATCTGTGACAGCACCTTTTTGTTTTGAAAGTCGCATCCATTTTGTTTCAAGCGGATTATAAATAAGATCACTTACCACTGTTCCCTTATTCAAATCCTCTACGGATAAAGGCATCCGATCAAGGTGTGGGCTCATCCCTATTGATGTTGTGTTAATAATAATATCAAAGTGAGTAAGCATCACTTCTGCTTCTTGCAGTGTTGTGGCATTTGCTGTTGTATAGGCGTGACATACACTTGTTAGATTTTCCGCCTTCTCAAGGGTACGGTTTGCGATCGTTAAGGAAAGCACACCAGCCCTAGAAATGCTAACAGCTACGGCTCGTGCGGCCCCCCCTGCTCCAATCACAAGGACTCTTTTGTTCTTAAGATCCTTTACTTGCATTAGAGTAAGTAAAGAGAGTAAGTAACCTTTTCCATCTGTGTTTGTGCCAATATATTTACCATCACGCTTGTAAACTGTATTAACAGCACCGATATCAAGGGCTTCTTGCTCCACCTCATCTAGTAATGGGATAATGGCGACTTTATGAGGAATGGTCACGTTGAATCCCTGAATATCAAGCATCTTCATAGCCTCTACGCCATCCTCTAACTGTTCAGGTGAAAGATCAAATGCTTGGTAGTGATGTGACAAACCAAGCGCTTTAAATTCACCATTATGCATAAGTGGTGACATCGAGTGTCCAACAGGATGACCAATAAGTCCATATAGTTTCCCCATTACCTGCCTCCTAAATTAGTGATTTTCTGATTGAGACGCCGACACCTTCAGGAGCATAGGCTTTAACAGTTGTACCCTTTCCAGATACGGTAACCCACCCAAGTCCTGAAAAAACAATATCCATTTTTTCTTCTTTAATTCGAAGCTCATGTCCAATTAAAGAAGGAAGCTCTTTTTTCGTTTGATCACCAGGTGGATACAGAAGTTCTCCAAGGTGGTCTCGGTAGAGCTCATCAGCTTTCTCAATCTTCGTACGGTGAATATAGAGATCGTTCGAAACATGACAAATAAAGGACTGCCTTCCACCTTCCACAAAGTCAAGACGTGAAAGTCCTCCAAAGAAAAGGGTCTGCCCTTCATTTAATTGGAATACCTTTGGTTTTATCTCTTTTTTAGGGCTAATTAACTTTAATTCTTCAGCATTTACGAAATGAGCCATCTGATGATGATTAATAATTCCTGGAGTGTCATATAAGGTATTGCCATCATCAAGTGGAATATCAATCAAATCAAGCGTAGTCCCTGGGAATTGACTTGTTGTGATCATTTGTTCTTCATCGCCACCAAACTCGTGGATCAGACGGTTTACAAATGTTGATTTTCCTACATTCGTACAGCCAATAATATAAACGTCTCTTCCATCCCTTAAGCGATCAATTTCAGCAGCAACGTCCATTACACCATCGCCTTTATCTGCACTCATTAACATCACATCTGCTGGCTTTAGTCCATTTTCTTTTGAACTTGTTTGCATCCATTTCACTAACTTTGCTCTGTTCACAGATTTAGGCAGAAGGTCCACCTTGTTTCCAACTAATAATACGGGATTTCCACCCGCAAATCTTTGAATACCTGGTAACCAGCTCCCGTTAAAATCAAAAATATCAACAATTTTGACAATAAGAGCATCCGTCTGACTAATTTCATTTAGAATCTTTAAAAAATCATCATCGGTCAACGAAACGTCTTGAATTTCATTATAATGCTTCAAACGAAAACAGCGCTGACAGATAATCACATCACGTTTAAGCGCAGAAGGCGGCGCATAGCCTAATGCGTTTTTATCTTCTGTTTGAATGTGTATGCCACATCCAGCACAAATGATTTGTTCATTTTCCAAACCTATTCCTCCCAATTTATCTTCCCTTTACGCTTCATATAAGCAAGGAACACACTTTCCATTCTTCTATTAAATTTCGTAAAGAACCCATCCGTTTTAGCTACAGGAACAACTAGAATGGTATGAAGTCCCATTCGATTTCCTCCAACTACATCTGTAAAGATCTGATCTCCGATGACAACAGTATCTTCGGCTTTCAGCTTCATGTCCTTTAAAGCTTTACGGAATGCCTTTGTCATTGGCTTCCTAGCTTCATATATAAATGGTACCTTCGCAGGGGAAGCGAACTTCTCCACTCTAGTCTTATTATTATTTGAAACGATGGTAACGAGAATACCTTCGTCACTCATTTGTTGAAACCATTTTAATAATTCAGGCGTAGCATCTGCTCGATCCCACTCAACAAGAGTGTTATCAAGATCTGTGATAATACCTTTCACACCACGTTCTTTAAGTAGCTCCGGGCTTATTTGAAAGATGTCTTGCACATGTTCATTTGGCAAAAAATTATTTAGCAAATTGCAACACTCCTAGTATTAGTGACATCCCTATTGTATCAATATTTTCATCACGCACAACTATTAACTTACAAACGAATCTAACGAAAAAAAACAAATGATATCAAAATTTTTCGACAAATAGCGTCATTTCCAAAAAATGTGGATAACATTATTAACATATACAAACCATTAAGCCATTGAAAATAAGTAAGATATAAACACTATACCCACAAATTATCCACTTTTAACTGTGGATAACGGAACGGTTGTTCTATGAATCTTTCCATGGTAAGCTAACTGCAAATAAAAGATCCACATACAAACTATGCGGAATAATCGGAGGATAGAACCTTATTTTGGAGGTGCGTAATCATGGAAAAGTTATCAGATGACTTGTTGATTGAATCCTTTTATAAGGCAAAGGAACTTAAACTTAGTAGTGAATTTATTCACCTTATTCAACGTGAAATACAAAGACGCAGACTCGATAAACAAGTTTCTATGCTTGGGGTATAACATTCGCCAACCTTGATCTCATACCAGGGTTGGCCTTTTGTTTATTTTCCTTCAAAATAACTTCCCCACGTGGCTTCCCACTCTTCATTGCTAACATCGTTTTCTTGTTTCATCTTCTTAGCGCTTCTATAATGATTAGGTTCTGTTAAAAAGACAGCTGCTACCCCTTCTGCCTTTAGTAAGTCCTGATACTTAGATAATAAAGAATCAACATCTCTTCGCTTATATGCAAAAGGTTTTAATGCTACAATCGTTTGATTATCACGAGACAGAATAATAACATCATTTATAGCTGACTCGTTTTTCAACATTTTTTGAATCGTTTCTATCGAACTGTTCGGACTATGTTCTTTCATTAACGCTGCTCCAAGTGGTTCAACTTCAATTGCTCTAAAATACTCTCGTGGTGCGTACGGTGATTGATCCTCACTTTTATATACACTTTGACAGGCAGTTAATAAAATCATGATGGGAAAAAGAATAGAAATGGATTTTATCATGTGTATCCTCCTTTCGCAAATAGAATCGGCGTTGTTTGGAAATCTTATACGGGAAAGTTGCATTTTCAAACATGAAAAGTTGATAAATGTGTCGGTTTTTGATTACAATTGAATTATTGCAATATGAGTTCATTTGAACTTTTATCATATTGAGCATTAGTGGGGAGGTTTTTGTAGAATGCTTCATGCAGCTGTCTTGCTACCTTTTCTGGCAGCGTTTTTCATCCCGTTGCTTTATCGGGGCGTGAAACAAGTCCATTTAGGATGGTTTGTTCTTTTAGTTCCGATTCTTCTATTCGGGTATTTTCTTACGTTTATACAGGGAGTTATGCAGGGTGTACATACACTAAAAACGTTTGAGTGGATTCCATCACTTGGAGTGAACGTTACATTCTATATCGATGGTCTTGGCCTGTTTTTCGCGCTTTTGATCACTGGAATTGGATCTCTTGTCGTTCTATATTCCATCTATTATTTAAGTAAAGCGGAAAAACTTGGCCATTTTTATGTTTATCTTCTATTGTTTATGGGAGCTATGCTTGGGGTTGTGTTATCGGATAATTTATTTGTTCTTTACACATTCTGGGAACTAACAAGCATCTCATCATTTCTACTTATCGGCTACTGGTATCAAAGAGAAAAATCGACTTCTGGTGCCCTCAAGTCCATGATGATTACTGTATTCGGTGGTCTTGCGATGCTTGGTGGTTTTATATTAATGGCCGACATTACAGGAACTGCAAGCATTCGAGGGATTATTGAGAATGGGGAAATGATTGTTAACTCAACTCTCTTTCCATTTATCCTTATTCTTGTACTTCTTGGAGCCTTTACAAAATCGGCTCAATTCCCATTTCATACGTGGTTGCCTGATGCTATGGAAGCACCAACGCCAGTTAGTGCCTTTCTTCATTCAGCTACGATGGTTAAAGCAGGTATCTATCTAGTCGCTAGATTGAGTCTTATCTTCGCTGGGACAGACCTTTTCTTTTTAATTGTCAGTGGTTTTGGTTTACTCACACTATGCTGGGGATCCTATATGGCTGTTACACAAACCGATTTGAAAGCGATACTTGCCTATTCTACGATCAGTCAACTTGGAATGATCATGGCGATGTTAGGCTTTGGTACAGAACTAGCTATTCTTGCTGCTGTATTCCACATTTTAAACCATGCGACATTTAAAGGGAGTCTCTTTATGGTTGCGGGTATTATTGATCATGAAACAGGAACGCGGGATATTAGAAAGCTCGGAGGACTATTTACATTCATGCCGATTACGGCCACATTAGCCTTCTTTGGCACGTTCTCTATGGCCGGATTTCCGCTACCATTTTTAAACGGCTTCCTAAGTAAAGAAATGTTTTTTGATTCATCACTTCATTTTGAAAATGCTTCTACAATTGTTGAGGCTGTATCACCTTTCTTCCCATATTTTGCTGTTGGTGGAAGTATCTTTACATTCATCTATTCCATCATGCTATTCTTCCGTACGTTTACCGGGAAACAGAGGGAAACATTACCGAAACAGCCGCACGAAGCACCAATTGGCATGCTTATTTCACCTATAGTACTTGTTTTGCTTGTCATCATTATTGCGTTTATCCCGGATGCATTTGGCCATGCACTTCTATCGCCAATGGTCGATGCCATTAATGGCTCCGTCGGGGAAACACATATTAAATTTTGGCATGGCTTCGGACCGGCCCTTTATATGAGCCTCGCCGTTCTCATTCTAGGTTCTGCATTGTACCTGACGCGAGAAAAATGGCAGCATGTTTACAAGGCGTTACCAGGTAAATTATCTGCTGCAAAAGCTTACGATGGTCTCATAAACGGACTGATCAACGGCTCAAGAAAATTAACAAATGTTTATATGACTGGTTCTCTTCGTCATTACATGATTTATATTTTCGTCTTTTTCATTGCCTTAGTTGGGATTACAATGAGCGTAACTGGCGGTTTTCAAATTAACTTTGATGACCTGGCACCAATCGCTATACCTGAAGTAATGATTGCGATTGTAATGGCGGGTGCTGCTATCGCTACGATTTTCATGAAAAACCGCATTGCAGCCATTTTAGTTCTTGGAATTGTTGGGTATGGACTATCTCTTCTCTTCGTCTTTTTCCGAGCACCGGATCTCGCACTAACACAGCTTATTGTTGAGACGGTTACTGTTGCTCTATTTTTACTTTGTTTTTATCACCTACCTAACTTTGATAAAAAGAAAGAATCCAAAAGAACAAATGCCGTTAACTGGGTTATTTCGATATCAGTCGGTGTTCTTGTCACAATGGTAGGTATCGCTTCTCATAGCACAAAGCTTTTTGAACCGATCTCCGACTATTTCCTAAAGAACTCTTATAAATTAGGCGGAGGAGATAACGTGGTTAACGTGATTCTTGTTGACTTCCGTGGACTGGATACGATGCTTGAAATCCTTGTGCTTGGACTAGCCGCTCTTGGTATTTATACAATGATCAAACTTCGTCCAGGTAAGAAGGAGGGAAATGATTAATGGAAATCATCATGTCTGTGCTTGCAGGAATTCTTTTCACTGCAGGGGTTTATATGATTTTGCAGAAACAAATTCTTAAAATCATTATCGGTACGGCACTGTTGTCTCATGGGGCTCACTTATTTATTATTACGATGGGAAAGTTGAATCGTGGGAAACCACCAATTCTATCTGAGGGAGTAACGAGCTACGCTGATCCGCTCCCCCAGGCCCTGATTTTAACTTCCATTGTTATTAGCTTTGGGGTGACTTCATTTCTTCTTGTGCTAGCGTATCGGACGTACCAAACGAATGGTACCGATAATATGGAGAAATTGAGGGGTAATGACCATGAGTAACCTAGCTATACTTCCAATTTTATTACCGCTCTTAACAGGAATCATTCTTGTATTCTTGAATAAGCGGTTACCGCTTGTAAGATTGATCACCCGTATCATGGTTCTAGTAAACCTTGCAGTTGTTTCAATTATTGCTTTTAACGTTATTCAAAATGGAACGATTGTGCTAAAAGCAGGTGATTGGACAGTGCCTTATGGCATTGTTCTCGTCGCTGATCCACTTGCTATGCTACTCGTTGTTACAGCGAATATCATCTCGGTTGCATGTGCTTTCTATGCGTTTAAATCACTAGATGAACAGCGTGAGCGGTACTACTTTTATCCGCTCTTTCAGCTTCTAATTGCAGGGGTAAGTGGAGCCTTTTTAACAGGAGACTTGTTTAACTTATTCGTATTTTTTGAAGTTCTCTTAATTGCTTCATACGGGTTAATTGTTCTTGGAGGCACGAAAGAACAATTCAGAGAGTCATTTAAATACATTATTATCAACTTGTTCTCTTCAATGCTCTTTGTTACAACCGTATCCTTTCTTTATGCAGTAGTTGGAACAGTAAATATGGCTCAATTGGCAGAACGTGTAGGGGAAGTCCAACAAGATGGTGTCTTAACAACCATTGCTATACTCCTCCTTATTGTATTTGCAACAAAGGGAGCACTATTTCCGCTATATTTCTGGCTACCTAAGTCTTACACTGTTCCACCAACCGTTATTTCAGCATTATTTGGTGCACTCCTTACGAAAGTTGGAGTCTACTCGATTCTTAGAGTTTTCTCATTGATTTTTGTCTATAACCTTTCTGTAACGCACCAAGTTTTACTTATCATGGCTGGTTTTACACTTGTATTTGGGGTGATAGGAGCTTTGTCAACGAATAATGTACAACTTATTATCGCCTACAATATCATCCCGGCAGTTGGCTATATGATTCTAGGCATTGGCGTCTTCTCAGCTACTGCACTTGCAGGAACTGTTTATTACCTCCTACATGATATGATTATTAAAGCGGCGCTCTTCTTCCTTGTAGGTGCTATGGTTGCTTATGCTGGCACTTCAGATTTAAGGAAGATGGGTGGCATTATTAAAAACCAACCACTACTTGGATGGCTCTTTTTCATTGGTGCACTCGCACTTGCAGGGTTACCGCCTTTTAGTGGATTTATCGGTAAGCTTTTGATTCTAAGAGGAGCGTTTGAAGAAGGCCATTATGTACTGGGCGTAATTGGCTTAGTGACAAGTCTCTTAATTCTCCTATCTGTTATTCGCATCTTTATTAATGGTTTCTGGGGCGAGCCTAAATCGGAATACGTACAAAGTGGAAATTCTATTAACGGTAAGATCTTGCCAGCTGCCTTTCTATTAGTGTTCACCGTATTCCTTGGACTAGGTGCAGAGTTTATTTATCCTACTGTCCAAACTATTGCAGATCAAATGATTGATCCAGCAAACTATATTGATTCCGTCATGAAGGAGTAGATGGCATGCCAATTCAAATTATCATTAATCTCATAATTGCCGTTCTCTGGATGTTTCTTTTTGAAAGCTACTCTTTTAGTACATTTTTTATCGGTTACTTATTTGGGATTGGGCTGCTCCTCTTAATGGAGCGTTTTATTCCAGATCGATTTTATTTCTATCGTCTCTGGGCAATTATTAAATTGTTGTTCTTGTTTATTAAAGAATTGTTAATGGCCAATGTACAAGTCGTTAAACTCGTCTACAGTCCTAAGCTTAAAATGGAACCTGGTATTATTGAAGTTCCTATTGACGTTCGCACAAACTGGGAAATAACAATGCTTGCGAATCTAATCACGTTAACTCCCGGTACGCTAACGGTTTCAGTTGCACCTGACAATATGCACATCTATATTCATGCGATGGATGCTCCTGATGCTGATGAAGTCATTAAGGAAATTAAAGGAACATTTGAGAAAGCGATTATGGAGGTGACAAGATGACTTCCCTTTTATCTACCGTATCAACGATCTGTATCGTCATCATTGCGATCTCCACTTTGTTTTTACTTTATCGAGCCATAAAAGGACCTTCGAATCCTGATCGGGCAGTTGCACTAGATACAATCGGCATTAATTTAATGGCAATAGCTGGTATTCTAGCAATTAAACTAGAAACTGAATATTTCAATGATATTATTCTTCTCATTGGAATCCTTGCTTTTATAGGGACAGTAGCTATCGCTAAATTTTTGGAAAAGGGTGTTATCATTGAAAGAAGTCGTGATTAGCATTTTTATGCTTATCGGTACGTTTTTCCTTTTTTCTGGAGCGCTGGGAATTTTTCGACTTCCTGACGTATACACTCGTCTACACGCCGCTTCAAAAAGTGCTACGCTAGGAGTAGCAGGGATCCTCATCGCTGCATTCCTTTATTTTATTTTCGAACAACAAATGGTGAGCGGTAAACTTATTTTGGGAATTATTTTCATCCTTATGACAGCGCCGGTCTCTGGACATATGATTTCAAGAGCTGCCTATCAAAAAGGAGTCCCTCTATGGGAAAAGACGACGAGAGATGATCTTGATAAAGCGCAACAAAAAAAAGCAAGCACGAACAAGGGTTAATCCCTATCGTGCTTGCTTTTTCACATTCGCGAAAACGTTCATTAACGATAAT
This genomic interval carries:
- a CDS encoding Na+/H+ antiporter subunit E; amino-acid sequence: MPIQIIINLIIAVLWMFLFESYSFSTFFIGYLFGIGLLLLMERFIPDRFYFYRLWAIIKLLFLFIKELLMANVQVVKLVYSPKLKMEPGIIEVPIDVRTNWEITMLANLITLTPGTLTVSVAPDNMHIYIHAMDAPDADEVIKEIKGTFEKAIMEVTR
- a CDS encoding Na(+)/H(+) antiporter subunit F1, which produces MTSLLSTVSTICIVIIAISTLFLLYRAIKGPSNPDRAVALDTIGINLMAIAGILAIKLETEYFNDIILLIGILAFIGTVAIAKFLEKGVIIERSRD
- a CDS encoding Na+/H+ antiporter subunit D translates to MSNLAILPILLPLLTGIILVFLNKRLPLVRLITRIMVLVNLAVVSIIAFNVIQNGTIVLKAGDWTVPYGIVLVADPLAMLLVVTANIISVACAFYAFKSLDEQRERYYFYPLFQLLIAGVSGAFLTGDLFNLFVFFEVLLIASYGLIVLGGTKEQFRESFKYIIINLFSSMLFVTTVSFLYAVVGTVNMAQLAERVGEVQQDGVLTTIAILLLIVFATKGALFPLYFWLPKSYTVPPTVISALFGALLTKVGVYSILRVFSLIFVYNLSVTHQVLLIMAGFTLVFGVIGALSTNNVQLIIAYNIIPAVGYMILGIGVFSATALAGTVYYLLHDMIIKAALFFLVGAMVAYAGTSDLRKMGGIIKNQPLLGWLFFIGALALAGLPPFSGFIGKLLILRGAFEEGHYVLGVIGLVTSLLILLSVIRIFINGFWGEPKSEYVQSGNSINGKILPAAFLLVFTVFLGLGAEFIYPTVQTIADQMIDPANYIDSVMKE
- the mnhG gene encoding monovalent cation/H(+) antiporter subunit G; this translates as MLSLKEVVISIFMLIGTFFLFSGALGIFRLPDVYTRLHAASKSATLGVAGILIAAFLYFIFEQQMVSGKLILGIIFILMTAPVSGHMISRAAYQKGVPLWEKTTRDDLDKAQQKKASTNKG